From Aliamphritea hakodatensis:
TTGAGGAAGCCAACGGTTCAATGGTGGTAGATATCGGTGGTGGTACCACTGAAATCGCGATCATTTCCCTGAACGGTATTGTCTATGCGGAATCTGTCCGTGTGGGTGGTGACCGTTTTGATGAAGGCATCGTGACCTATATTCGCCGTAACTACGGCAGCCTGATCGGTGATGCAACTGCTGAACGGATCAAGCAGGAAATCGGTACCGCGTATCCGGCTGCTGAAACCCGTGAAATTGATGTCCGTGGCCGTAACCTGGCGGAAGGTATTCCCCGCAGCTTTACGCTGAACAGCAATGAAATCATGGAAGCGTTACAGGAGCCACTGTCTGCCATTGTACAGTCGGTGAAAAGTGCGCTGGAACAGTGTCCGCCGGAACTGGCGTCCGATATCGCTGAGCGCGGCATTGTGCTGACCGGTGGTGGTGCATTGTTGCGTAACCTGGATAAGCTGATCAGTGAAGAAACCGGCCTGCCGGTGATCGTAGCTGAGGATCCGCTGACCTGTGTTGCCCGGGGTGGCGGACGTGCTCTTGAGTTGCTTGACAAGCATGCCTTTGAGTTACTGACATACGAATAAATTGCTATGCTGAAAATGAGCTTCAGGAACAGTGCCTGCCTGACTGACGATTTTCAGGAGGTGTGGCATTAGCAGTATCTTCAGAAGCGGGTCCTTAAAGGCCCGCTTTATTATTTTATTAGTCCTTGCAATTGCGTTGGTGGTGCTTGACCTGAAATGGGCCAAGATGAATCAGACGCGCGCATACCTTTCTCTGGCGATTACACCCTTACAGTGGCTGGTGGATACCCCAGCGCAGGTGGCGGATGAACTCAGTGACGTGCTGATTACCCGGACGCAGCTGATCGAAGAGAACCGTCAGTTACGTCAGGAGGCTTTGTTGCTGAAGCGTAAAGTGCTTCAGGTGTCGGCGCTGACGGCGGAAAACGTGCGTCTTCGTGAACTGCTGAATGGCAGTCAGCGTCTGGCCAATGATGTCACGCTGACCGAGCTGATTGGCATTAATCCGGACCCGTTCCAGCATCAGGTTATTCTGAATAAAGGTTCAGAAGATGAAGTCTATGTGGGGCAGGCAGTGCTGGATGCAGGTGGCATCATGGGGCAGATTATTGAATTGTCTCATTATACCAGCCGGGCAATGCTTATTACCGATTCACGGCATGCGATTCCTGTGGAAGTAAACCGTAACGGTTTTCGTTCGATTGCCCTGGGTAACGGTTCTGTTGATGAGCTGGAGCTGGGGCATGTGCCGGATACCGCTGATGTCCGGGAAGGGGATTTGCTGGTGTCTTCAGGTCTGGGTGGACGTTTCCCCCGGGGCTATCCGGTGGCGCGTATTACCAGCGTAACAAGAGATCCGGGACAAACCTTTGCAACGGTTAAAGCTAAGCCCACTGCACGGCTGAATAAGAGCCGGCATATTCTGCTGGTGGATTTGTCCGAACAGCAGCCTGAGCCTTTACCGCTCGCCGGAGAACTTGTTGCTGAGGAGGCTGACGCCGCTGCTCAGCCGGAGTCCTGAAGGTGAGTCAGCAGGAGCCGGGTGGCGGCGCGATTATTTTCGGTACCTTTCTGCTGGGGCTGATGCTCAGCCAGGTGCCTTTACCTACATCGGTTGAGTGGTTTCGCCCGGAATGGGTTGTCATTATTCTGATTTACTGGGTAATGGCATTACCGGAGCGGGTCGGTCTGGGCAGTGCTGTTTTATTAGGGCTGGCGCTGGATATTATTAAAGGTATCCCGCTGGGACTGAATGTGATCGCGCTGCTGGTGGTTGCCTATCTGACACTGATGCTGCACCGGCGTTTACGGATGTTCCCTTTATGGCAGCAAGCTTTCGTGGTCATGATTCTGGTGGGCATTAATCAGTTACTGTTTAACTGGTTCCATGGTCTGATAGGTACCCGCAGTGACAGCCTGATCTTTTTGCTGCCGGCGCTGATCAGCGCCATTTTATGGCCCTGGATGTTT
This genomic window contains:
- a CDS encoding rod shape-determining protein → MFKKIRGIFSSDLSIDLGTANTLIYVRDKDIVLNEPSVVAIRQSGNGAQKAVAAVGTDAKRMLGRTPGNITAIRPMKDGVIADFHVTEKMLQHFISKVHDNNFLTPSPRVLVCVPCQSTQVERRAIKESAMGAGAREVYLIEEPMAAAIGAGLPVEEANGSMVVDIGGGTTEIAIISLNGIVYAESVRVGGDRFDEGIVTYIRRNYGSLIGDATAERIKQEIGTAYPAAETREIDVRGRNLAEGIPRSFTLNSNEIMEALQEPLSAIVQSVKSALEQCPPELASDIAERGIVLTGGGALLRNLDKLISEETGLPVIVAEDPLTCVARGGGRALELLDKHAFELLTYE
- the mreC gene encoding rod shape-determining protein MreC, producing MFRSGSLKARFIILLVLAIALVVLDLKWAKMNQTRAYLSLAITPLQWLVDTPAQVADELSDVLITRTQLIEENRQLRQEALLLKRKVLQVSALTAENVRLRELLNGSQRLANDVTLTELIGINPDPFQHQVILNKGSEDEVYVGQAVLDAGGIMGQIIELSHYTSRAMLITDSRHAIPVEVNRNGFRSIALGNGSVDELELGHVPDTADVREGDLLVSSGLGGRFPRGYPVARITSVTRDPGQTFATVKAKPTARLNKSRHILLVDLSEQQPEPLPLAGELVAEEADAAAQPES
- the mreD gene encoding rod shape-determining protein MreD translates to MSQQEPGGGAIIFGTFLLGLMLSQVPLPTSVEWFRPEWVVIILIYWVMALPERVGLGSAVLLGLALDIIKGIPLGLNVIALLVVAYLTLMLHRRLRMFPLWQQAFVVMILVGINQLLFNWFHGLIGTRSDSLIFLLPALISAILWPWMFVILRGLRRTFRVS